One segment of Bradyrhizobium sp. CB2312 DNA contains the following:
- a CDS encoding YciI family protein codes for MLFAIHAVDRAAALPTRLANYDAHKAFLSDTSRFGVKIVMSGPLVSDDGQTMIGSLFLIEAPGRSEVEAFNRADPFAAAGIWEKVTITGFLRRQG; via the coding sequence ATGCTGTTCGCCATTCACGCCGTCGACCGCGCCGCCGCGCTGCCGACCCGGCTCGCCAATTACGACGCGCACAAGGCCTTTCTGAGCGACACCTCGCGCTTCGGCGTCAAGATCGTGATGTCGGGACCGCTGGTGTCCGACGATGGCCAGACCATGATCGGCAGCCTGTTCCTGATCGAGGCACCGGGCCGCAGCGAGGTCGAAGCCTTCAACCGTGCCGATCCCTTTGCTGCGGCCGGCATCTGGGAAAAGGTCACGATCACCGGCTTCCTGCGCCGGCAGGGCTAA